The segment GTCCGAATACGCTTCGATGGTGGTCGTGATGATCGCGCCAAAGAGCGCTTCGCGCGTCGGGAAGTAGTGCTGCAGGTTCGACAGCGCCAATCCGGCCTTCGATGCCACCTTCCGCATGCTCAGCCCGCCGTAGCCCTCCGCGAGAAAAATCTCGAACGCGCTTGCCATGATGCGGCTCACCGTATTGCGTCCGCGCTCCGTCACGGCGCGTCCGTTGTCACCACCTTCCAGATTCACGATCTCCTCCATGCGCCGGCAGATGCGAGCGCTGCTTCGCCTGCGATCGAAACGCCGCGTTCAATTCATGAAAGATGACGTTATAGGTCGAGTGACCTGATTTTGCAAGATGCTGGTTGCCCAGGTTTTGGTGGCCGGCACGAAATCCGTAAAAAAGCGAGGGTTAACCCAAGTTGCGAGGCGATTCTTCCCCGCCGTATAAATTTTCTAGGTCAAATGACATAGAAATCATGCGGGGCAGCCGCCATCATGGCGATGGCGGCTGGTGTCGAATCCGGTTTCCCGACGACGCAGTGTGAACGTGCAGAGGGTGAAGAGACTGGATGTTGCGTGCGGGATCAGGTCCGTGCGGTGGCGCGCTTCTTTGCGGGAACAGTCTTGGTATCCGTCGAGCCTGCTTCACTCCACGGCACGAATACGTCGCTCAGCATCACTTTGCCGAACTCGAGCCTCGAAAGACGCTCGACCGAGTCGCGCATGCCCTCCAGCACACCGTGAACGTTGCAATGGTCGGCCCATTCCGAGAACGGGTTCTCGATCGAAAACTGGAACATCTCGCTTTCCCCGACCGCGTCGTAGATATCCAGCAGCGTGATCGTATCGGCACGCCGGGCGAGCCGTACGCCGCCGCCGCCGCCGCGCGACGATTCGAGCAAGCCGGCCTTGACCAGCAACGAGACGATCTGGCGCACACGCGCCGCATGGGTGTCGACCCATTTTGCGATGGTCGCGGTAGCGAGCTGGCGCGGGTGATGCGCGCCGACGAACGACATGATGTAGCACGCCGTGACGAATTTGGTCGATTTCAACGCGGGTTCCTGTGGCTGGGGCGGAGTGTGCGATACGGAGTTTATATCGCGATCTGCAGCTCTCGAGAAAAGCGGCTTGACGCGCGGAGCACGAGTCACTACGCTATCTTCAAATGTTAACGTGACTATAACATTCGTGAGGGAGCAGCATGTCAGTACCGGAAAATGGCGAACGGCGTCGTGTGCTTGTGGTTCACGCTCACCCGGAGCCTCGATCGTTCACGTCGTCGATGTTCTGCGCGGCGCAGGAGGTTTTGACGCAGGCGGGTGATGAGGTTCGCACCTCTGACCTTTATGCGAAATCATTCAATCCAGTTGCCGGCCCGTCCGATTTCGGGACCCGCGACGATCCCGACTATCTCGTCTATGCGAAGGAGCAGCGAGCCGGTCGCAGCAACGGGACGTTGTCGGCCGACATCGAGGAAGAGGTCGACAACGTGTTGTGGGCGGATCTCGTCATCCTCAACTTCCCGATCTTCTGGTTCTCGGTGCCGGCGATCCTGAAAGGCTGGATCGACCGGGTATTCCTGTCGGGAACGTTCTATGGCGGCATGCGCTTCTACGATCGTGGCGGGCTCAAGGGCAAGCGCGTCTGGGTCACGACAACGCTCGGCGGGCGTCCGCACATGTTCGGCAAGGATGCGGTGCACGGGGAGATCGAGGGCATGTTGTCCCACCTGCTGCGCGGCAGCCTTGCCTATGTGGGTTTCGACGTGCTGGAGCCGTTCTTCGGCTATCACATCCCGTACATCACCGACGACGAGCGCAAAGCAATCCTGACGCGGTTCCGGCATGAGGTGGCGAACTGGCGCACGCGCCGGACCCTGTCGTTCCCGTCGCTCGATGATTTCGACGCGCGGCTTTATCCGAAAGGGGACGCGTATTGAACGGCGAGGTAACGACCGGGATGCCGACCGACGCATTCATCAAGGGCTTTCGATACGAGCTGGCCAACCGTGCTTTCGCGCTGCGGGCGATCGCACGTGTGGCGAGACGTCTTGACGGCGATGCGCGTCTGCCGTTCTGGGAGGCCTACCTGAAGCTGGAGCAGTTCAATGTGCCTCGTTACCGAGCGGCGGCCGAGACTTGGGGGCTGGATGCCGCCCCGGGATGGTGGACCCGGGGCAAGGCATGGGTGGTCGGCTCGGTACCCAGACTTCTGCTCACGTCCTTGCTGAAATTCGTGTACGCGCAGACCGTTCCGTATCTGGACGAACTGCGCAATCTGCGTCGCATCGGTCCCGCAAAGGCTCACCTCTTCCTCGACTACATGGTCGATCAGGAGGCGTTGCAAGTCGACATGATGCGACTTGCGCTGGACGGGCGTTATGCCGAAGTGACGCACCGTCTCGATGCGTTTCTTCGCCAGTATGAAGAGGCCCGGCCTGCCGCAACGGCGTGAGCCTCATCGGGTTTGATGAATCGGCGGTCCTCCGGGCCGCTCCGATACAGGTCCGCACGGTCAGGCCCTGTGCCCCGAAATCGGCCCGGCCTCGCCGGTCAGGTTCAACAGGCTGTCGATCCACGAGAGAAACGTCGAGAGCGTGAAATCCGACCATTGCTGGGTGCGGAAAGCCTTCATCACCGGCGCGTCGGCCGGCTCCTTCTGGTTGAGCAGGTCGGCGACGAAGGTTCCGACATCCGCGTCGATGCCGTTCTCGTGAATCCCCGATCCCGTAAAGCTGACCACGGTGACCTGGTGATTCTGGATGAAGTCGTTGCGCGCCCACGGCATGAAGTAGCCGAAGTTCGGCAATGGATCCAGCGTGCCCTTCAGCCGCGCGAGTTCCTGGTCGAACATCGCGAGCGACAGCGCGTCCTTGGTCGCGTCGTCGGGCGCCGCGATCACCGCCGGCACGAACGCGCGGTAATGGTAGGCCGCCTCGATCTTGTCGCGCTGATACGTGGAATAGCCGAAGCGGTCGTGCGGAAAGGTCGTCGCCAATGCCGCATACGCACTGCCGAGATTGCCGGGATCGAAGTTGCGGGTCAGCTGGCTGTTCACCGTGATCAGCCCGTCCGGGCCCGTCATCCCCCATTCGTCGCGCACCCTGCTGTACAGGCCGACTGACGGATAGGCCGCCGGGTCGGCGTTGAACGGCGTATTGAACACCGTGCCGGCGTCGTTGAGCAGCGAGCTGTTCTGCTGCGGCTGCAGCGTGTTGCGCAGCGTCGCGTAGTTGCCGAGCGTGCCGTAGCCGCCCGCGCTCGTGCCGTACACCAGCAGCCGGCCGGGCTTGCCGAAGCCGTGCGCGACGAGCCATTGCGCGACGGCCTGGATGTTCTTCAGGCCGCTGAAATGCTGGATTCGCCAGTCCCCCGTCGGCGACGTGTAGTTGCGCACCGCGCTGCCCATGTGGATGTCGCCGGTGCAGTACGGCACGAACACCTGCGTCCACTCCTGCGTCTCCACCTTCGGCTCGCCGACGAGAATGTGCGCGAGGTCCATCCGCGTCATCAGCGGCGACAGGAACGACGACACCAGCGTCTGGTTCACGGTGCCGTTCATGTAGTTGTGCGGGATGCCGTCCGGGTTGAAGCTGCCGAGGCCGGTCTCCGCGCCGGTCGCCGTCTGCGTGCAGGTGCCGTAGTTCCAGCACGCGCCGCCCGGCTGCATCATGTACAGCAGGTTGTCCGACTGCGCGCGGTTGATGTAGAAGCGCATCGGCGTGCCATTGCCGCACGACGCGCCGCTGCTTTCCGGCAACGTCACTTCGTACCACGAATAATAGGGAATCGACGGATCCGGTATCGTCGTGCCGGCCGCATGGCCGTTGAGCGCCGCGCAGCCCAACAGGCCCGCGAGCGCGAGCCTGCGCAGATGGTTCGCTGTGAACATGCCCCCTCCATTTCGATGAATGCGACGTGGTCGCCGCGTCCCGGCGCGGCGTCAGGCGTCCGGCGTTCAGTGCGCGCCGGGCGATGAAGCGCCGTCGAACAGCTGAACGCGCAGCGCCTGCAACCGCTGCGCGATGACGGCCTGTTGCTGGGCGGGATCGGGCACGCTCGCCTGCACTTGCAGGACGATGTCGCGGCTCTGTCGCGCGTAGTCCTGGTAACGCGGATCCTGCGCCGGAGACGGACCGACGGTCTGCCGCGCATACGCGTCCCATTGCTGGTGCATCGACTGGATGGCCGCGCCGCGCGTCGCGGGATCGGCGTTCGCATCCGTCAGCAGCGCGACGCTGAGCGCTTCCGCCTGCACCGGCACGATCTCGTTGCGTGCGACGTGCTCGGGCAGTTCGTCGAGAATCCGGCGCGCCAACTCGGCGAGTTCGGCCGGCGGCAAGCGGTTGCGGCCGTTGCCGTACGCCGCGATTTCGTCGCGAAAGCGGGCGAACGCGACGATGCGCTGCAACTCTGCGTCCGCATCCGGACGGCCCGCGAGGCTGCGGCGCAGCGCGTCGAGATCGAGACGGCGTTCCGCCGGCCCGGGCGCGACCGAGGCCGGAGCGGCCGTGCCGGTGGATGTGGCCTGCGCTGCTTGCACGGCCGCGCCCGAGGTCGGAGGTGACGCGGCGGCGGCCTGAGTCGGTGACTCGTATCGCCAGATCGCAACGGCGGCGGCGATTGTTGCAACCGCGCCGGCGCGTCGCCAGAGTGTCCGGTGCTTGTTCACGCCGTTTCGCTGAGGTTTCATGCCGCTCTCCGTCGGGGCATCGCGAATGGGTTCTAGGTCGAAACCCGCTTGCCGTCAAAAGCGGCACTAGAACCCATCCACTAGACGGACGCCGGCCGGGCGTGCCGATTCGATCCGCGCGAACGGGCCGTACGTCGCTCACGCTGCGGCGCGACAACGCGCGCCACGCCCGCGCGGCGCACGACGCGGCGCGGCGGTTCGCGTGCGTCGCCATGCCAAGCAAGCGGCGGTCCAGCCGCGTTTGGAGGGCCGATCGTGCAGGTGTGCGGGCGATGCGATTGGCCGGATCGGACCCATCGAACGACCCGCTGCGCGCTTGGGCCGCTTCACGGTTGGCCCTATGCTGACTTCCCGGGCGCATCGACCGTCGATGCGCAGAGTGCCTTCCCCTTATCCGAGCCAGGTCGATGAGCCGTGCAGACACGCCGCGCCGGGCATTACCCGCCGCGCACGATTACCCGTATTACCGCGATGCGCTCGCGGGCCGCGCCCTGCCGGCGGCGTTCGTCGACCTCGAGCACGTCGAGGCCAATCTCGCGGACCTGAAGCGCCGGGCCGGCGGCCTGCCGATCCGACTCGCGACCAAGTCGCTGCGTTCGCGTGCGCTGATCCGCACCGTGCTGGCCGCCGGCCCGTTCATGCGGGGACTGCTGTGCTACTCGGCCGCCGAAGCGGCGTGGCTCGCGGACGACGGCTTCGATGACATCGTCGTCGCGTATCCGACGGTCGAGCCCGCGGATTTGCGCGCGGTCGCCGCGCAACTGCGGCAGCATCGTGCGATCACCCTGATGGTCGACGACGCCGCGCAGGTCGAGCGCATCGACCGTTTCGCGCGCAACGAAGGCGTCGTGTTTCCGCTCGCGATCGATCTCGACATGTCGTCGGTCTTTCCGGGCCTGTACTTCGGCATGTACCGGTCGCCGGTGCGCGACGTTGCCGGCGCGGTTGCGCTCGCGGACGACATCGCCGG is part of the Burkholderia ubonensis subsp. mesacidophila genome and harbors:
- the plcR gene encoding phospholipase C accessory protein PlcR, with the translated sequence MNKHRTLWRRAGAVATIAAAVAIWRYESPTQAAAASPPTSGAAVQAAQATSTGTAAPASVAPGPAERRLDLDALRRSLAGRPDADAELQRIVAFARFRDEIAAYGNGRNRLPPAELAELARRILDELPEHVARNEIVPVQAEALSVALLTDANADPATRGAAIQSMHQQWDAYARQTVGPSPAQDPRYQDYARQSRDIVLQVQASVPDPAQQQAVIAQRLQALRVQLFDGASSPGAH
- a CDS encoding NAD(P)H-dependent oxidoreductase; the protein is MSVPENGERRRVLVVHAHPEPRSFTSSMFCAAQEVLTQAGDEVRTSDLYAKSFNPVAGPSDFGTRDDPDYLVYAKEQRAGRSNGTLSADIEEEVDNVLWADLVILNFPIFWFSVPAILKGWIDRVFLSGTFYGGMRFYDRGGLKGKRVWVTTTLGGRPHMFGKDAVHGEIEGMLSHLLRGSLAYVGFDVLEPFFGYHIPYITDDERKAILTRFRHEVANWRTRRTLSFPSLDDFDARLYPKGDAY
- a CDS encoding pectin acetylesterase-family hydrolase, which codes for MFTANHLRRLALAGLLGCAALNGHAAGTTIPDPSIPYYSWYEVTLPESSGASCGNGTPMRFYINRAQSDNLLYMMQPGGACWNYGTCTQTATGAETGLGSFNPDGIPHNYMNGTVNQTLVSSFLSPLMTRMDLAHILVGEPKVETQEWTQVFVPYCTGDIHMGSAVRNYTSPTGDWRIQHFSGLKNIQAVAQWLVAHGFGKPGRLLVYGTSAGGYGTLGNYATLRNTLQPQQNSSLLNDAGTVFNTPFNADPAAYPSVGLYSRVRDEWGMTGPDGLITVNSQLTRNFDPGNLGSAYAALATTFPHDRFGYSTYQRDKIEAAYHYRAFVPAVIAAPDDATKDALSLAMFDQELARLKGTLDPLPNFGYFMPWARNDFIQNHQVTVVSFTGSGIHENGIDADVGTFVADLLNQKEPADAPVMKAFRTQQWSDFTLSTFLSWIDSLLNLTGEAGPISGHRA
- a CDS encoding RrF2 family transcriptional regulator, with the translated sequence MKSTKFVTACYIMSFVGAHHPRQLATATIAKWVDTHAARVRQIVSLLVKAGLLESSRGGGGGVRLARRADTITLLDIYDAVGESEMFQFSIENPFSEWADHCNVHGVLEGMRDSVERLSRLEFGKVMLSDVFVPWSEAGSTDTKTVPAKKRATART